One Dysidea avara chromosome 7, odDysAvar1.4, whole genome shotgun sequence genomic region harbors:
- the LOC136261115 gene encoding uncharacterized protein: protein MVMACLLAFPKGTSPRASKLRAQHLLDAIAGSTAPAARECIPGGLEGAIHITRHFISTHGADDSLALLKVDMKNAFNECDHSTFFTRVSEDFPEISAWVKWCYSQPAELRFGNRRLLASSGMQQGDPLGPLLFSLVVLQFIDAVNLRDFVELNLWYLDDGTLVGKQSSLSPLLSLFATRGPEFGLHLNLTKCELFWPSGNFFPNLPTDIKRVTSLELLGSPLWGDDIFFNDFLSSRMDKVALTQEKLSLLDDPQVELHLLRSCLSSCKIIHLLRTVPFTILKPFLLQFDHNLRSCLGRIMQCSLFDTSWRQVSLPFRLGGLGLRESASPAFLGSCNSVRELASTLLSVDINQLSFPNEEDAATLLSESGISSGHLLFSASQKDLQATLDKHLFDDLFASFGIRDQARSTALSHPSGTSSGWLKAIPRVSLGLAIPGPEFVIGLRIWLGVSLFPFSPLCTCLSTIDNYGDHLLGCSQGPMRIRRHDALDHPGVLKEQRASYDDGLHPGDVFHPDFQHGHPAYFDVSICCTTQPAFISSCASCAGVAAAAGEVAKDEKHLAAVEKVGSDFIPLIVETFGVWTPFALKTLQSIADCTTPCSGVPRKVARKNLLQQLSVQLWSNNAKMILRYWALQSSDDDDNPLFP from the exons ATGGTCATGGCTTGTCTGCTCGCTTTCCCTAAAGGTACTAGCCCAAGAGCTTCAAAACTTCGAGCCCAGCATTTACTAGATGCAATTGCTGGCAGCACCGCGCCAGCTGCTAGGGAAT GTATTCCTGGTGGTCTTGAGGGTGCTATCCACATCACTCGTCATTTTATTTCTACTCATGGTGCTGATGACTCTTTAGCTTTGTTAAAAGTGGACATGAAGAATGCCTTTAATGAATGTGATCACTCTACCTTTTTTACTCGTGTGTCTGAAGATTTTCCTGAGATTTCTGCCTGGGTGAAGTGGTGCTATTCCCAACCGGCTGAGCTTCGCTTTGGCAATAGAAGGCTTTTGGCTTCATCCGGGATGCAACAGGGTGACCCTCTGGGCCCTTTGCTTTTTTCACTTGTAGTTTTACAGTTTATTGATGCTGTAAATCTCCGTGACTTTGTAGAGTTAAATCTTTGGTACCTTGATGATGGCACATTAGTCGGGAAGCAGTCTTCTTTATCACCTCTTTTGTCTCTTTTTGCCACTCGAGGTCCTGAGTTTGGACTACATTTGAATCTGACCAAGTGTGAATTATTTTGGCCTTCTGGAAACTTCTTTCCCAATCTCCCAACTGACATCAAGCGAGTCACAAGTTTGGAACTGCTGGGTTCTCCTCTTTGGGGTGATGACATTTTCTTTAATGATTTTCTTTCTTCTCGAATGGACAAAGTAGCATTAACTCAGGAGAAACTTTCTCTGTTAGATGACCCTCAGGTAGAGCTCCATCTTTTACGTAGTTGCCTCAGTAGTTGTAAAATTATTCACCTCCTTCGCACTGTGCCTTTCACCATCCTGAAACCCTTTCTGCTTCAATTTGATCATAATCTTCGTTCCTGCCTTGGTAGGATTATGCAGTGCAGTCTTTTCGACACTTCTTGGAGACAGGTATCTTTGCCATTTCGATTAGGAGGCCTGGGGTTACGTGAATCTGCTTCACCTGCATTTTTGGGTTCATGTAACAGTGTTCGTGAATTAGCCTCCACCCTTCTTTCTGTTGATATTAATCAGCTCAGTTTCCCTAATGAGGAGGATGCTGCTACCTTACTTTCTGAATCGGGTATTTCCAGTGGTCATTTGCTTTTCTCAGCCTCTCAGAAGGACCTGCAAGCTACATTAGACAAACATTTATTTGATGACTTATTTGCATCCTTTGGCATTCGCGATCAAGCTCGTTCGACTGCTTTGTCACACCCTTCTGGCACAAGTAGTGGctggctcaaagctattcctcgAGTCAGTCTGGGTTTGGCTATCCCTGGGcctgaatttgttattggattACGTATATGGTTGGGTGTTTCTTTGTTTCCGTTCTCTCCTTTGTGTACCTGTCTTTCTACCATCGATAACTATGGTGACCATCTGTTAGGTTGCTCTCAAGGCCCAATGAGAATACGTCGACATGATGCTCTG GATCACCCTGGGGTTCTTAAGGAACAGAGAGCTTCTTATGATGATGGGTTGCACCCTGGCGATGTTTTTCATCCTGACTTCCAGCATGGTCATCCAGCTTACTTCGATGTCTCCATATGCTGCACCACTCAGCCTGCTTTTATCTCCTCCTGTGCTTCatgtgctggggtggctgctgctgctggagaggttgccaaggatgagaagcatttggcagctgtggagaaggTGGGGTCAGATTTCATTCCATTAATTGTGGAAACATTTGGAGTTTGGACACCTTTTGCTCTAAAAACTTTACAGAGTATAGCTGACTGTACCACTCCTTGCAGCGGTGTCCCTCGGAAAGTTGCTAGAAAGaacttgctacaacaactgtctgtgcaactgtggtccaacaatgctaagatgatcttgaggtactgggcCCTTCAGAGctcggatgatgatgacaatccccttttcccctag